The Phycisphaerae bacterium genome has a segment encoding these proteins:
- the recJ gene encoding single-stranded-DNA-specific exonuclease RecJ: MQSHARMHTSPGRTREKSRIETLIKSSKARSAAPQKQWVIHPPHPDAGELAKSLKVSPLLAQVLLNRGITDVHTGSVFLRPKLNELISPELMPGVKPAVERIKKAVKARERITIYGDYDVDGITGAAILWQVLTLLNADVNFYIPHRIDEGYGLNEEAVQILAQAGTKLLITVDCGISAVKSAELAGQLGLDLIITDHHAPDHELPKAVAIVHPAMDKSYPNQDSSGSMVAYKLAWAIANEFTAGGSGRLEPKLREFMLNATSLAAMGTIADIVDLRGENRILTSYGLKSLPQCKLAGVQALIESAGFTGQGLDSFRIGFHLAPMLNAAGRMGHARLAVELLINDSPVRSTEIAQYLKEQNDQRRKCERKIFEQAREKIVKEGLDSSDRTSFVLAGQTWHSGVIGIVASRIVDLYNRPTIMINIGSAENGIAQGSARSIDGFCLLSAIKACSHHLVSFGGHKMAAGITIETEKIDRFAADFEAYVKQHLAKNDCAAKLHIDAAAPLSEFRKETVSELQMLSPYGRGNPSPLFTTKGVRLASPPKICGSKGSHLQLAITDNTNAIRCIGFGMGKLEKKLLEHEFFDVAYQPQLNTYNGNCNVEFVLADIRLE, encoded by the coding sequence ATGCAATCTCACGCACGGATGCATACAAGCCCCGGCCGAACTCGCGAAAAATCGCGAATCGAGACACTCATAAAAAGCAGTAAGGCGCGCTCCGCTGCCCCGCAAAAACAATGGGTAATCCATCCGCCGCATCCAGACGCCGGCGAACTTGCCAAATCACTGAAGGTTTCGCCTCTTTTGGCGCAAGTCTTACTCAATCGCGGAATAACTGATGTCCACACCGGTTCCGTTTTTCTAAGGCCGAAACTGAACGAGCTTATCAGCCCGGAACTGATGCCGGGCGTCAAGCCGGCCGTCGAACGAATAAAAAAGGCCGTCAAAGCCAGGGAAAGAATCACCATTTACGGCGACTATGACGTGGATGGTATTACCGGCGCCGCAATTCTCTGGCAGGTTCTGACGCTGCTCAATGCTGATGTAAATTTCTATATCCCGCATCGTATCGACGAAGGTTACGGCCTGAATGAAGAAGCTGTCCAGATTCTGGCGCAGGCCGGAACAAAACTTTTAATCACCGTTGATTGCGGTATCTCCGCGGTCAAATCAGCAGAACTCGCCGGGCAATTGGGACTCGACCTGATAATAACCGACCATCACGCGCCCGACCACGAATTGCCGAAGGCCGTCGCTATTGTCCACCCTGCAATGGATAAATCCTACCCGAACCAAGACTCGTCCGGCTCAATGGTCGCCTACAAGCTGGCCTGGGCAATAGCCAATGAATTCACTGCCGGTGGGAGCGGGAGGCTCGAACCGAAACTTCGCGAATTTATGCTTAACGCAACTTCTCTGGCAGCTATGGGCACCATCGCTGACATCGTGGACCTGAGGGGAGAAAACAGAATCCTGACAAGCTATGGACTCAAATCCCTGCCGCAGTGCAAACTCGCCGGCGTCCAGGCCCTAATCGAATCGGCTGGATTTACGGGACAAGGGCTTGATAGTTTCCGCATCGGTTTTCACCTTGCTCCAATGCTTAACGCCGCCGGCCGGATGGGACACGCAAGATTGGCCGTGGAGCTGTTAATAAATGACAGCCCCGTTCGCTCGACGGAAATAGCGCAATATCTCAAAGAGCAAAACGACCAGCGGCGCAAGTGCGAGCGAAAGATATTTGAGCAGGCCCGCGAAAAAATAGTCAAGGAAGGCTTGGACAGCTCCGACAGGACCAGCTTCGTCCTCGCAGGCCAAACCTGGCACTCCGGCGTAATAGGAATAGTAGCTTCGAGAATTGTAGACCTTTATAATCGCCCGACGATTATGATTAACATAGGCAGCGCCGAAAACGGCATCGCCCAGGGTTCCGCACGCTCGATAGACGGTTTTTGTTTGCTCAGCGCAATCAAGGCCTGTTCGCACCATCTGGTCAGTTTCGGCGGACACAAAATGGCTGCCGGAATAACCATCGAAACCGAAAAAATCGACCGGTTCGCTGCTGATTTCGAGGCCTACGTGAAACAGCACCTCGCCAAAAATGATTGTGCTGCAAAACTCCATATCGATGCCGCAGCGCCATTGAGCGAATTCAGAAAAGAAACCGTTTCCGAACTCCAGATGCTCAGCCCCTACGGCAGGGGAAATCCAAGCCCGCTCTTCACTACAAAAGGCGTGCGTCTTGCCTCTCCGCCGAAAATCTGCGGCTCAAAGGGCAGTCACCTGCAGCTTGCAATAACGGACAATACAAACGCTATCCGCTGCATCGGTTTCGGGATGGGAAAATTAGAAAAAAAACTGCTTGAACACGAGTTCTTCGATGTCGCCTATCAGCCCCAGCTCAATACCTACAATGGCAACTGTAACGTCGAGTTCGTCCTCGCCGACATCAGGCTGGAATAA
- a CDS encoding ASCH domain-containing protein, translating to MFYPQKTVFIIGIIRAFVKVVAIYQIGFYDKSLIFMTNHLVILKKPYLDAILDGRKLIESRLSAVKPCAFERLLSGDKLFLKQSSGPVCATAKVKAVKNFENLTPRRIIEIKQQYNRHILGSDEYWRSRRDSRFGFLAWLEEVKSIEPVRINKKDWRAWVVLTEKEDFGLLKPDIVKEAR from the coding sequence TTGTTTTATCCTCAGAAAACCGTTTTTATTATAGGGATTATACGGGCGTTCGTCAAAGTAGTTGCCATTTATCAGATTGGTTTTTATGATAAATCCTTGATTTTTATGACTAATCACCTGGTAATCCTGAAAAAGCCGTATTTGGATGCGATTTTAGACGGCAGAAAGCTCATCGAATCGCGCCTAAGCGCAGTAAAGCCCTGTGCTTTCGAACGGCTTTTGTCCGGCGACAAGTTATTTTTGAAGCAAAGCAGCGGGCCGGTCTGTGCGACAGCAAAGGTTAAGGCGGTCAAGAATTTTGAGAATCTGACGCCAAGGCGAATAATCGAAATAAAACAGCAATATAACCGCCATATTCTCGGCAGCGATGAATACTGGCGTAGCAGAAGGGACAGCAGATTCGGCTTTTTGGCCTGGCTGGAAGAGGTAAAATCAATCGAGCCGGTACGAATTAACAAGAAAGACTGGCGTGCGTGGGTGGTGTTAACAGAGAAAGAAGACTTCGGTCTGCTGAAACCAGATATTGTGAAAGAAGCCCGATAG
- a CDS encoding SDR family NAD(P)-dependent oxidoreductase, protein MEQKIIRQNKMIYEDLKDKKVLVTGSSSGIGQAAAVMFSQQGGFIGVHYFQTKKGGEETLQQVKKFSDGVLFCADMRDEEQVNQMVEQFIEAAGGIDILINNAGSLIDRQPFETATLDYHEDVFATNVRSIFLATRAALPYLKKTKGSIVNIGSIAGHHGGADGSGIYAGAKAAVATETIAMAKEFAKYGIRVNSVIPGLIETRFHERFSTPERRKAVAQQTPLGRNGTAEDVAKAILFLASDAASFITGEYIAVNGGLYMRA, encoded by the coding sequence ATGGAGCAAAAAATAATAAGACAAAATAAGATGATTTACGAAGACCTCAAAGACAAAAAGGTTTTAGTCACCGGCTCCAGCAGCGGCATCGGTCAGGCAGCGGCTGTTATGTTCAGTCAGCAGGGCGGCTTCATCGGCGTCCATTATTTCCAGACAAAAAAAGGCGGCGAAGAAACCCTCCAACAGGTCAAAAAATTCAGCGACGGAGTCCTCTTTTGCGCGGATATGCGGGACGAGGAACAGGTAAACCAAATGGTCGAACAATTCATCGAAGCCGCCGGCGGCATCGACATCCTCATCAATAACGCCGGCTCACTCATCGACCGCCAGCCCTTCGAAACCGCGACCCTCGATTATCACGAAGACGTATTCGCCACCAATGTCCGCAGCATCTTTCTGGCGACAAGGGCGGCTTTGCCGTATTTGAAAAAGACCAAAGGCAGTATCGTAAACATCGGCTCAATCGCAGGCCACCACGGCGGCGCAGACGGCTCCGGCATCTACGCAGGCGCAAAGGCCGCCGTTGCCACCGAAACCATCGCTATGGCCAAAGAATTCGCCAAATACGGAATCCGCGTAAATAGCGTCATTCCCGGCCTCATCGAAACAAGGTTCCACGAAAGGTTCAGCACACCCGAACGCAGAAAAGCAGTTGCTCAGCAAACCCCGCTCGGCAGAAACGGCACTGCCGAAGACGTCGCCAAAGCGATTCTGTTCCTCGCAAGCGATGCCGCCTCCTTCATCACAGGCGAATATATCGCCGTCAACGGCGGCTTATATATGAGGGCTTAA
- a CDS encoding N-acetylmuramoyl-L-alanine amidase, which produces MSNQPRVAKVLAALLVSMTLGAIVLMALGNNPPSSGPFCLSSYYRLDPIEKTISSQAVQSHYRWNCIEIYYSNTKAGNIEQLASLSGLSSPEDINYHFVICNGLGGDDGEVQPTEKWQKQWSIVPGQTWYGSSQTIRICVITEEYPTNLQIKRVEALVEALSRKFNIQPAYIYYPSNWK; this is translated from the coding sequence ATGTCAAATCAACCACGAGTAGCAAAGGTATTAGCAGCCCTCCTGGTTTCAATGACCCTCGGAGCAATAGTTTTAATGGCTCTCGGCAACAATCCTCCTTCTTCCGGCCCATTTTGCCTCTCCAGCTATTATCGTCTCGACCCAATCGAAAAAACCATTTCTTCCCAGGCGGTCCAATCCCATTATCGCTGGAACTGCATCGAAATCTACTACAGCAACACCAAAGCCGGAAATATTGAACAGCTCGCTTCGCTCAGCGGCCTGTCCAGTCCGGAGGACATCAACTATCACTTCGTTATTTGTAACGGCCTCGGTGGTGATGACGGCGAGGTCCAGCCAACCGAAAAATGGCAAAAACAGTGGTCTATCGTACCGGGGCAAACTTGGTACGGCAGCAGTCAAACTATCCGCATCTGCGTTATAACGGAGGAATACCCAACGAACCTCCAGATAAAAAGGGTAGAAGCGCTTGTAGAGGCGCTGTCCAGAAAATTTAACATTCAGCCTGCCTACATCTACTACCCAAGCAATTGGAAGTAG
- a CDS encoding DNA recombination protein RmuC has translation MESVLLAVVIVLIIAVLGLLVWLLSTIFKSKEETAVHATNITLLAQQLESLKAAQDKTSENLQKSLQTGQTNLNQNLQSSQQLLSRLNTQIGELHGTNKQMLQLGVDVRRLEDILSSPKLRGQMGEWSLENLLAQILPKDSYKLQYTFKDGRVVDAAIQLQNFMVPVDAKFPLPSFEKVVKAETDSEKTKLRRQFLKDVTAHIDKIAAGYIRPAEGTLDFALMYIPAENVYYETIVKYADETQDIMQYCLDKKVIPVSPNLLYVYLMTVAMGLHGLQIEKQAAEIRQNLKRLNASFADFGGCWEVLGRHLRNAFGQYEDGQKKLDRFGLQLGQIQDESETSNGN, from the coding sequence ATGGAATCAGTCCTGCTCGCCGTAGTTATAGTTTTGATTATAGCTGTATTGGGCCTTTTGGTTTGGCTACTCAGCACTATCTTCAAGAGCAAAGAAGAAACAGCCGTCCACGCTACTAATATCACACTCCTCGCCCAGCAGCTCGAATCGCTAAAAGCCGCTCAGGACAAAACCTCAGAGAATCTGCAAAAATCCCTCCAGACAGGCCAAACCAATCTCAACCAGAACCTCCAGTCAAGTCAGCAGCTGTTAAGCCGGCTGAATACTCAAATCGGCGAGCTGCATGGAACTAACAAACAAATGCTCCAGCTTGGAGTTGATGTCAGACGGCTTGAGGATATTTTAAGCTCGCCAAAGCTGCGAGGTCAGATGGGCGAGTGGTCGCTCGAAAACCTCCTCGCTCAAATCCTGCCGAAAGACAGTTACAAACTCCAATATACCTTCAAAGACGGCAGGGTGGTCGATGCCGCTATTCAATTACAGAACTTCATGGTTCCCGTTGATGCGAAATTTCCGCTGCCGAGCTTTGAAAAAGTAGTAAAAGCGGAAACCGACAGCGAAAAAACAAAACTCCGCAGACAATTTCTCAAAGATGTAACCGCACACATCGACAAAATTGCGGCCGGCTACATCAGACCTGCCGAAGGCACGCTGGATTTTGCGTTGATGTATATACCTGCTGAGAATGTCTATTACGAAACAATTGTCAAATACGCAGACGAAACGCAGGATATTATGCAATACTGTCTGGATAAAAAAGTAATCCCCGTATCACCGAACCTTCTATATGTGTATCTTATGACGGTCGCGATGGGTCTGCACGGCCTGCAAATCGAAAAACAGGCCGCCGAAATCCGCCAGAACTTAAAAAGATTGAACGCCTCTTTTGCTGACTTCGGCGGCTGCTGGGAAGTCCTCGGCAGACACCTGCGCAATGCCTTCGGCCAATACGAAGATGGCCAGAAAAAACTCGACCGCTTCGGCCTGCAATTAGGCCAGATACAGGATGAAAGTGAGACATCTAATGGAAACTGA
- a CDS encoding TlpA disulfide reductase family protein — protein METEKPNKKPVLSFLAMVLAVIVFAAIGAHLFKSRGASLVDVNAPQIQIDQWITSPPPDLNGRVYVLEFWATWCPPCIQSIPHMIELADKYKDKSVPFIALSVDRSSEPVKKTVKDRNINYYVGMDNGLSAKYSVRSIPSTFIIGQSGKVVWQGHPRQSDFEPALVNALNAPPPKPETNTK, from the coding sequence ATGGAAACTGAAAAACCAAATAAAAAACCTGTTCTTTCATTTTTAGCTATGGTGTTGGCGGTAATAGTTTTCGCTGCCATCGGCGCTCATCTTTTCAAAAGCCGCGGCGCCAGTCTCGTTGACGTTAATGCCCCGCAGATTCAAATTGACCAATGGATTACATCTCCGCCGCCTGACCTCAACGGCCGGGTCTATGTCCTTGAGTTTTGGGCAACTTGGTGTCCGCCCTGCATACAGTCGATTCCACATATGATTGAGCTGGCGGATAAATATAAAGACAAATCTGTCCCCTTTATAGCCCTTTCCGTAGACCGTTCTTCAGAACCGGTAAAAAAAACGGTGAAAGATAGAAACATAAATTATTATGTCGGAATGGATAATGGCCTATCCGCAAAATATTCCGTCAGAAGCATCCCGTCAACTTTCATTATAGGCCAAAGCGGTAAAGTCGTTTGGCAGGGACACCCGAGGCAATCCGATTTCGAACCCGCCCTCGTCAACGCCTTAAATGCCCCGCCGCCAAAACCGGAAACAAATACAAAATAA